GAATCAGTGAAGCTCCGTTTGgagaagagaaagaaggaaaTACCCGAGGAGAAAATGGAAGCGTTCAAGGTCTTGAGTGAGAAATATAAGAGCCTGAGAGATGAATACAATGCACTGCTGGCCGAGAAGTTGGGGAAAAATGAGTAAACCGACATCGCTACTGCTCTAGTACTAGTTTTACatctttgtaaaaaaaatgtctaacTTGAATGTATTTCTTTTCAATGCTACAATATTACCATTCATCTTGGGCTAGATTGATATGTAGTTAATTCGGGTTTCTCTCATCTTATAATTCggagaaaatcattttgattCGATAATTGGATAGCGAAAGTGCAGGAAGAGGAAAGGTAAAATCAAGAAATGTTGTTGGAGACCTGGTGCTTGGAATAGAGTCCAAGCAATTGAACCAGAGGATGATCATGCTTGTTCATATAGCAAGGGAAAAAACATATTGTGCAATTAACAGATTCCCAAGTAAGCAGAAGATAATAAATTAGACAAAATGTACTAATAAAAGGACAAGAACAATCAGTGAAGGAAGTTGGTAAATTTTCTGAGGTCCTGAGTGTAGCAGAGAAAAGGCTTCTTGTTTTTTCTCGGGAAAGTAAAGGACCCTGCCATTTTCCTTttatgctctgtttggttgcagaAAGGACGTCTgagaggaagaagagaattttGGAATCTCACTAGTATATGGAAATGGAATGGTAGGTGTAAGATGCCAAATTCTCTTTCCTGGAAGCCAAACAGTGcattagaagagaaaagaaaaaggaatacaATGAAGATGTTTAGTGTGGTGAAATCTATAATAAAACAAATgctaattcaaattattttcaatgaattttgaagaaaacaattGGAATGTGTATTCATGGAAGCCATTGTGCTTGTTCAAAATTATGATCTGAATTCAATTAGTGTAAAAATGCTTGTAATCTATGATGACTTCTGCATATGACACTTAGAAAAATTGGGGCTGCTGTGAGACATCTACCTGATTTTCATGTCCAACTAGAAAAGGGCACAGAAGAAAACTGAGTAAAATGCTTCCAAAACAGAGCTAAGAAGTACTACTACCCTAGCTCATTTGATTTCAGCAGATGTGGGGTTCCATGAAAGTTCAAGCA
The sequence above is drawn from the Vitis riparia cultivar Riparia Gloire de Montpellier isolate 1030 chromosome 6, EGFV_Vit.rip_1.0, whole genome shotgun sequence genome and encodes:
- the LOC117915556 gene encoding uveal autoantigen with coiled-coil domains and ankyrin repeats-like translates to MEGGSSLIPQANSKASELEMLQKQHEEKTMKIQELKRQIESVKLRLEKRKKEIPEEKMEAFKVLSEKYKSLRDEYNALLAEKLGKNE